The Mangrovivirga cuniculi genomic sequence CTACCGGTACGGTAACCCAGGTTTTATCTTTATTTTGCTTCCAGGTGTAGTATGGTTTTCCATTTAACTTATGAAGATCCGTTCGTGTCACTTTCATGTCATTTTTTGATCCCTTCAAAAAGAAATCAACATCGTAAACATCGCCGCTTTCAGTAGCCAGGTCTACACAGGCAAAAAATTCATTTGGGCCAAGAACAGAGAGGTATTCTGTATGAACGCGAACCAATTTTAAATTGAAATCGGTTGTGTCATTGCTAAATTTAAAGAAGCCATTGCCTTCTTTGGTTTTAGCCATGATATTCTCTCGGATACCTCGTTCGACATCTTGGACAGATACTTTTTCAGTCTTTGATTCTTCCTCCTTTTCTTCTTTGTCCTTGTCATTAGAATCATTTTGTTTCTGATAATTACAGGAGGTTATCAGGAAAAATGAAAAGCAAAAGAAAGTAAAAAGCTGTGCAATGCGCATAATTTGGATTCGGATTTAATACAACATAAAGATAATGAAAGGAGAGGGGAATGTGAATATTTATTAGGTGTTTAAGAGGGAGAAAATGCCGGAGGTTGGGTATTGATACTTTTACTTTAAAGTAATTAATTAATAGAAAAAAAATCAAATGGGTGATGTTATTGTTAATTTAAGACTTAGTTCAAATGATGATCAATTTGCTAAAGTCCAAACTACATTATTAAAAAAACATCTTGTTCATAATCAAAATATAGAAAAGGTTGATCAAGAATTTGAGGAATTGAAGGAATATGAAAGTGGTGGAAGTTGGTTAGAAATTTTAAATGTATCAGTTATTAATTCAGGTGTAATTATTGCCTTAATAAGAATGATTCACGCTTGGCTTGCAAATAAGAAAGAAGCAATTAAAAATTCCAATAAAGAATTGTCAATTATTATAACTGTACCTAACGGTAAAAAGATTGAGATTCATTCTAACAATATGGAGGATTTAAATAAATTAACTGAAGAAATTCAGCGAATTTTAAATGACAGTAAGGATGGGAAAGTTGAAACAAAATGAGACCTATTGTTTTTTGGTGGGTGTTGAAAAATATAATGAATCCTGCTTCCCTAATTTACCTGCAGCAGCAAGTAATGTGTTTGATTTAAGAAAAATATTGATTAAACATGGGTTCAGCCCGGATAAGATTGATATAGAAATTAACCCTTATAATAAGGATGATCTAAGAATTAAATTAACTAAAATATTAGAATCAAAGAACACAAAAAATTTGCTGTTTTATTTTTCAGGTCATGGTGCTTGTGATTCTTATGAAAATTTTGCTCTTGTACTATCAAATACTCTATACACAGATGATGAGTTTAAGCATACAGGTTTGCTAGTGCCCTTTCTGAATGACTTATTTGGTAGGCGATTAAAAGATTTAAATCTTATTTTTATTCTTGATTGTTGTTTTAGTGATAGGGTGGTCGAAGATTTAACTATGCATAATCAATATGTTATAGTTTCCTCAGCATCTGATTCCAAATCGATATATCCTGTTGGTGAAGAGAATTCTATTTTTACGAGAGAGTTTTTAAATGTTTTGGAAAATGGAATTCCTGGTGGTGAAAAATATTTGACATTAGATGATATTTATGATTTTATAGACCAAAAATTAAATTCACAGCAGCCAAGAAGGCAGCGAAGAGGAGAAATAGGTAATAAGGAATTTATTAGAAATATAGCCTTCAACGCTAATAAAAAGAGCAAACAAACAATAGCTGATGAAGATAATTTAAATTTTATTTTTGAGGAATTAATTAAAGTGAATCCAAACTATACAGGCTTTAGGTCTTTTTCCGAGAGAAAAATTAAAATTTTAGAATCGTTTCCCTTCTTTATAAGCTATCATTTAAAAAATCTTTTACCAAAATCTGATATTATAAAAGGTCATTATTTAAAACATTTTTATTTAATAATTAAAGAATTATTATGCTTTTCTTTTCTCTCTCAATATTTACAGGTGAAGAATATAAAGAGTACTGGTCTTATTAATCAAATTCTTGATTCACAGAATAGAGACTATGTGAAAATAATAGATATAATAACAAATTATTTAAATAGGGTTCCTAATGAATTGGTTTTTAATGAATCAAATAGATGGTCAGATAGTTTGAGGAAATTATTTATTAAAATGGATTCTTTATTGGAAGAAAATGATTTGGAGGAACAAAAATTTTATGATCTATTAATTAATTTAATTGGATACTTATCATTTTTAACTGAATATTCATATATCTCTGTAAGGCTAATAGATGTGATTTATCGAAAATATGAATCTCAACCTTATTATTATCATGAAGGTAGTCTGCTGCATGGTGAAAGACTCGAGCCCTACAGGGAGTCTATAAAAAACATTCGGTTGATATGGGAAAAACCTAGAAATAGTAATTCTATATTATTATTTAAAAACAAGGAATTCGGAACTGATAAGTATATAAATTTATGGCCCTTTTTTGTTGATTGCCAAGCTTTTGCTGTTAGAGATGGAGCCATTAGTAATCCTGACCCACGGATTTTTGTAAAAAAAGAAAATGGCTCATATTGGTATAAATCTTTAAATTTTGCCACCGATTCAAATCTTAAGGCATTTAAAGAGCTTGATTCCTTTTCTTCATTTAATAACCGCGAAAAATTATTTGAGATGTTTGAAAAAAATTTATTATGAAATGGCCATTAAAATATTTAGAACCATACCAAAAACATGATCAATCAATATTCTTTGGTAGAAATGAAGAAATTGAAAAATTATTTAAGTTAATTTCTGTACATAGAATAGCGATATTATATGGTAAGTCTGGTACTGGCAAGACAAGTTTGGTGAAATGTGGTCTTGCAGGAAAGTATAGTGAATTAGATTTTTTGGATATTTATATTAGAAGGGAGAATGATATAAATATTTCATTGAAGAAAAATATAAGGGAAAAGGGTTCAGATTTAATTCGTAGAGGAACTTCAATTGTTGAATCGTTAGATATACTTTATCATTCCACCTACCAAACCCTATTTTTGATATTTGATCAATTTGAAGAAATATTTATTTCAGGGACAGATAATGAAATATCTCAATTTAAAAATGATCTTCAAAAAATTATCACTCAATGTTCATATGTCAAGATCATACTTATTCTAAGAGAAGAATATTTAGGTAGGTTAAATTTTTTTGAAGATGATATTCCTGATATTGGTAATGGTGGCCTAAGGATGCGTTTGGAGAAAATGGGTAAACAAAAAATAGAAAATGTAATACGTGAAATTATTTCTGAAACAATATTTAAAAGTCAAATATCTAGAGAAAATATAGATACTATTTTTGATGAACTTTCGGATAATCATGGTGAAGTAGATCTTCCATATTTGCAGATATATTTGAAAAAATTATTCGATGAAGTTGAAAGAAAAAATCTTGAAACAATTGACATTAATAAAATAGTTACCAGTACAAATCTTGAGGATATATTAGATCAATTTCTTGAAGAACAATTATTAAAAGCTGGTAGAGAGTTTGGTGACGAACATTATTTATGGGAATTGTTAAAACGGAATTTTATAACGGAAGAAGGAACCAAATGTGTTTACTACCCAAATAACACTAGTAAATTATGAGGGATAAGAAATTATATTTAGCTCTGGAATTATTAAAAAAATATCAAATCATTAATTCTAATGGAGATGGTTTTGAGCTTACCCATGATATATTAGCTGAGAAAATTGTTTCTAGAATATCTGAGGAAGAACATAAAATTATTTTAGCTGAAAATAAAATAAGAAGAAGATTTAAGGAGTATCTAAAATCAAAAGAGTCTAGAAGGTTTTTAATTGAGTCAGGGGATCTAAGTCTGATACCAGAAAATTTGGGAATTTTAGATTTAACTGATGAAGAAATAAAATTTACGATTAAATCAAGAAAAAGGCATATTAGGAAAAAAAGAACTTTATATACTTTTGTAGTGATGACAATTGTCTTACTAGTGGGATTAATAGCTGATAAGTTTTATACAATTGAAATCAAAGAATTAAATGAAAGTTTACGTATAAAAAACGAAATACTTGAAGCTACTAATAAGGATTTAAAAACTACAAAAGTTAAATTAAATTCCACTAATTACAAATTGAATGAAACTATAGAAACTTTGTCTAAAGAGAAACAAAAAAATGATAATTTACTCAAAGAAGCAAATATTCTTAATAATAGACTTCGCCTAAAGCAAAAAGCAGTTGAAGATTTTATTAAAGGAGAATATTTTTCTTCATCATATTATTCTAATAGTTTATTCAATTTATTCTATATGGATTTATTGCCAAATGAACCTTATAACAGTAAAAAAGAAAAGCAAGAAAATTTAAAAACAACTGGTAAAACTAATGGAAATAGATTGATAAAAAATGATAATGTTATGATTTTTTTGTTAGATACTACTGCGAATTTTACTAAAGCTATGGAATTATATAAATCATCTATTAACACTTCTCCAAATTTTGGTTTATCCTATGCAGGTCTTTTTGACTTATTATTCAATAAACAAGATTTCGCTCAAATACTTCGATACTATGATAAGGCTTTAAAGAATGATGAAAAAAATCTATATCTATACAAAGAAATTATTGACAAGATAGGTGGTACTAGTGATGAAGAACAGGAATTTACTTATGAATTACTTAATCTTATTGATAGTAATCTTAGAGATTTCAGTAAAATAGATGAATCTTCAGTAACTACTTTATATGTTGATTTTATGTTATTATTAAATGAAAATTGGTCAGAATTTTCTATTCATAGAATTAGATCAAAACTTGATAATTTTCTTGATTATTATGATGAAAGCTCGGGGAAATATATTTCAATAATTGCATACTTAAATTTATTATATTTATCTGAATTTAAAGATAGATATTATAAAGATATTTTTGATAATGTAGTAAATAGAATTAGTAATCCTCGTGAACTTAGTCAACTATATATAATCGCAGGTGATATTGTTTATGATTCTTCATTATATTATTACAAAAAAGCTTTATTAGTTGATTCTAATTCTTATCTACCTTTTTACAAAATCGGTTTATTTTTTTATAATAATGAAAGTTACAGGGAAGCTATTAAATATTTAAAAAAGGCAATCGATAAAGGAGTCTATGAACCATATTATTATTTATCCGAATGTTATAGAGAAATAGACAATCATAAAGAAGTTATTATGGTTTTAAATAGTGCGTACAATTCAAAATTAATTTCTAAATCGGAATTGCTTTTTGAGTTAAATTTCAATTATCTCTATTACATAAATCTTCAAAATTTATCTGCTGCTTTGTTGTATTTAAATAAATATTTAGAAATTTACCCAACGGATTTAAATTACCATATGTTTAGGGGATTAATTTATGAAAGTCTTGGAAATACAGAACTAGCTTTAAAAGATTATAAATATTATTTAAAAAATATTAATTGTAATAGCACTATAAATATTAACGAAGATTCTTTAAACATCCGCTATTCTGATAATATTTTTACTAAAATAGAAGAATGTATTTTAAAATCAGATCTATCTGAATATGATCAAGGAAATAGGCTTAATGAAATAGCCTGGTATTTAGCGCTTTTTGACCTAAATCTAGATGCAGCATTAGACTTTTCAATTACATCTTTAAATATTGATTCAACTAATTCGGATTTTTGGGATACTTCAGCTGAGATATATTTTAAAAGAAAAAATTTCCTGAAGGCACAATATTCTAATAACATGGCAAGGAAAAACTTAACGGATGAGTATGATTATTTGAAGGATAATATTGATGAACGTTCAAAAATTTTAGATGAGACATTTTTATTAATTGAGAATTATAATTTAGAGAAATAAAAATAGAGTACTTGAGATTTCTAGTTATAATAATCTTTTCTAAGATTAAAATTCTTAATGAAAAACACCCTTTCAAGTAAATTCTTACAGATTTATTTATTCTTTAAGATTGATTTCACTAAATATTTATTTTAAACCTTAATTGGTTTATATGAAATTTTTTAATGAGAATTAATATATTGTTTTTTCTAAAAGTTTATTTAAGGTTAAGAATTATCATTTTCCCACATAATAAAATGTATGTCTTAAATTTGTCGATCATCAAATTATTATGGGCTTTTTTTAATATAGAATAAATAATTGGGAGTTATTTAATACCATTTACTACATGAAAAAATACCTTATTTCTCTTAATATAATATTTATTCTTCTTTTACTGATATCCTGCTTCAAAAGTGATAGAATAATTTATCTAAAAACCGAAAAGGTAAACGGTCTCACAACCGAATCCAGGGTGCTTGTAAAAGATTTTCAGATTGGAAAGGTTGATGATATTGGTATTAACAACCAGGGAGAGATAATTATAAAGTTAGATCTGGATGAAGTACCTAAATTGGCTGCTGACTCAAAGTTCAAAGTTGAAAATACATACCTATTTGGTACTAAAGTTATTGCTGTTACTCTTGGTAAGGGAAATGAATATATAAATTCCGGAGATACGATCAATTTGATCAAAAAAGAGAAAGAAAATTCCTACCAATTAGATTCTTTACTGGATAAGAGCAAAGATTATATTAAAAATCTGTTTGAGGAGTGATTAACGGCACTATTTTTATTAAACGGTCAGTCAATTACACATTTATTAAAAGCAATCAATAACACTTTTGCAAAAATCTAAATATTTGGATAAGTAAAATATAAGTTATTGAGCTATTAAAAATTGTTCAATATCAAGGGTATTTAATAGCATATATATTAAGTACTTTATACTTTTTGGATGCTTTTTCCTGGAAATTTGCGGGGAAAATCTTTTGCTATTAATTTCATTGATATAATGAATGATAAATGAAACCATTTCTGATTTTACAATTACGTGTTATTGATGAGGCTGCTGATCAGGAGTTTGAAGCTATTTTGAAATATGGGGGATTGGAAAGAAATGAAGTCGTACGGATCAGAATGGAAAAAGAATCTTTCAATGATCTCAATGCATGTGATTTTGCTGGAATCATCGTAGGGGGAGGTCCCAGTAACGTCAGTGATGAAGCCGATAAAAAACCAGATTTTCAAAAGCGATTTGAAAATGAATTAGAAAAGCTTTACGCTACAATTATCGAAAATGATTTGCCATTTTTCGGGACTTGCTATGGATTAGGATCAATGGTTAAATATGCTGGAGGGAAAGTTTCAAAAGAAAAATATTCAGAGCCAGTAGGTTATACAAAAATCTATTTAAATGATGAAGGGAGGGGAGATCCACTTTTTACCGGACTGCCTGATTCATTTATTGGCTTTTGTGGTCACAAAGAAGCGTGTCAGACTATTCCAGCGGGAGCCGTTTTATTAGGAAGTTCTGACAGTTCTCCGGTGCAAATAATTCGGATGAAGCAAAATATCTATGCTTTACAGTTTCACTGTGAACTCGATGGTCCTGGTATGGCTAAAAGGATTGTTTATTATAAAAATCACGGGTATTTTGATCCTGAAGAATCTAAACAAATGATCACGAAATATCAGAAAGTAAAAACTGAAATACCTCACAAGATCCTGAAAAGATTTGTTGAAAGATACTGTAACTTATAAATGAGATTATATACCATTTTTATTATCAATACGGAATAATTAAGGTAAATAAAACGACTTTAAAAGAAGGAGTTCATTGCATAGTACTTTATTTTCATATTATTCAATAATTGGTTTACATATAAGATTCAAACTCTAATTTTTATAATGAAATTAGATAGAATTATAAAACTAAATATTAGTTAATTATTTATTTGTGTTAAAGGTAGTTTGTGAGTACCGAGTATCCATTTCACATTATCATCTTCAATTTCGAATTGAGGTAGAAATGGTATTTTTGGAAAAAAATATGCATCTGAATAACCTAAAAATCTGCCATTTTTAATTTTTATCAATTCGCAAACTAATCCTTGTAACATGACATAATATTTATTTTCTTTTTCAAAAAAATCCAGATATAACTCCGTAGGGAAGGGTTCTTTGATTTTATATCTTCCGATTATGGATATCTCTTTGTTTTCGATAACCTCATTAACCTGCATTTTATTTAATAAAATTTGCGGATCAAGTTCATCTAAAATACCAAGTGATTCTGCGATAAGGTTGGTTAAGCCATTTGGTGAAAAACTCATACCATGATTTGTAAGCACTACTAAATCAATATTATATTCAGGGAATTTCCAATAATGTGTACCGGAAATACCTTCATGTCCAACAGCATAACCTCCCGGATACTCAATGATTATCATTCCAAGTCCCATATCGATCTTTCTTCCGTTAGCAAGTTCAATTTTTTTCCATAATAGTTCTTTAGATGATTTATCAATAATCAGGTTTTCATTAAGTGCGTGATTCCAGTTGATCATATCATCGAGTGTTACAAATAAGCTTCCGCCACCGCCAAAAGCTTTTTGATTCAATTTAAGGACAGATTCACGGTTTTGATCTTTACCTAATTCCCAATTAGCATAGGTATATCCGGTAACCTGCTCAGGTCTTGATTCAGATGGATCATATATATAAGCAGACATTTTAGCTGGTTGAAAAATATATTCCTCCATTAATAGATCAAATGGTCTATCTGCAGCTTCTGAAGCCACAGCTGATAAGACGAGCATACCAATGTCACTGTAGAAATAATTTTCTCCTGCAGGATATTCAATATTAATTTTATTCATGATCGCTTCAAATTCAGCTAAAGTGGGAGCTTCAGGTACATATGAGAATAACTGGTTTAAGAATGTTTCTGGATTGTTTGGTTGGTGGATATCTTTTATTCCGCTAGTGTGACTCATTAGGTGTTTGATCTTAATATCATTCCATTTTTCCGGAAGATCAGGAATATATTTTATAACCAGGTCTTCATTAGAGATCACACCTTCTTCTTCAAGTGCTAAAATAAGGACAGACGTTAAGTGTTTACTGACGGAGGAGAGCCAGAATTCAGATTCTTCTGTTATTGGAACCTTTTTAGACACATTGCCATATCCATAAAAAGATCTTTTAACCACTTTTCCATTTTTGATAATAGCCAGAGCAAGACCAGGAGTATGACTCAATTCCATGTATTCAATAACTTTTTTATCAATATCATCAGAAAGCGATTGATTCCAGTTTATTAAATCAGGTTGAGACTCAGTATGCTGAGAATATACTTGATGATTTGTGAAAATTAAGGAAATGCAAAATGCAGCAATTAAGAACGGGTTTATCCTGATTTTGGTCATTATAAAAGGGTGTAGTAGTTAATATAGAGATTAAATGTCTTTAAGTCAAAAATTAGTAGTTGGTTAACAAGGAGAAAGGTTTTATAAACATTCTTTCTTTATGAAGGATTACTTATATATTAGTAGAGTTACATAAGAATACCAGAGTTGTATTAGAAAAATAAACCGATGATAAAAATTGTAGCCTTTGCCGGAAGTAATAGTTCAACTTCAATCAACATGCAGCTTGTGAATTATGTTTTAAGCCAATTGGATGATGATCTGTTTGAGACTACACGATTGAATTTGAATAATTTCGAAATGCCAATATATTCCATAGACAGGGAAAAGGAGAGTGGCATACCCGAAAAAGCGCATAAATTCAGAGGTCAATTCGAGGGTGCAGGTGCAATTATCTGTTCGATGGCTGAGCATAACCGGAGTTATACAGTGGGATTCAAAAATATCCTTGACTGGTCATCACGAGTGGACCTGAATATTTTTGGAGGAAATAAAATGCTTTTAATGAGTGCTTCCCCGGGTGGATATGGCGGAGGTAATGTAATGAAAGCAGCCAGTGGATTCTTTCCCAAATGTGGTGCGGAGGTAGTCGATACTTTTTCCTTACCTAAATTCTATGATAATTTTAAGGATGGTGAAATTGTTGATCAAGAATTAAATTATGAATTAAAAAGTAAAGTCGAAGCATTTAAAAATACCTTAAAATAGTAGTAATATTTGGGTCTAACTGCTTATCTGTAAGTTATTTTTACAAGGATTACCTATTAGATTTTCTTTTCAACTGGGGCAAGGAAAAGGTAAAATAAGAAAGCAATCCATGATATAAACAATACAGCCAGAATCCATAGTGTTTTTTCTGTTCCTGATGTTTTATCCGATTTGGCAATAATTAAAATAGGTATTAAATATACTAGTACGGCACCGGCTATAAACAGTAATATCACTACAATTGAAAATTCCATAATTTGATATTTTAGTAGTTGCTAAATTGATATTTACTTAATGTAATGAATTTTTGATGGTTTGTGGCATGCTTTTACCAATAGGAGAAGAATTCAAGTTTATTAATAATAAAAGCATTTTAATTAACTTATCTTTCTATTAAGAATCATGTTTTGATTTTCTTAACTTTAGTATATGGCAGAGAAAACCTTGCGATCGGTATCGGAATTCAATGATAGCCTTAAACTAAAAGGCTTTAAAGTTTTTCAAATTGAAAAAGATTCTAATTCTACTAAAATATATAGCAGGAAGGATTTCTACAAAATCTGTCTTACTACCGGGAATAGTATGATTCATTATGCTGATAAGAGTTATGAGCAGGAGGGGACCATTCTTTTCTTTGGCAATCCCCATATACCTTATTCCTGGGAAACAATATCGACTACTTATGCCGGATATACCTGTTTGTTCTCAGAGGATTTTTTGCAAGTTTCAGAACGTTCGGAAAGTATATTTAATTCTCCATTATTAAAGCTGGATGGAACACCGATCTTAAAGATCACCGAAGTTCAAAGAGAGTTTTTAAATGGGATATTTAAAAAAATGCTTGAAGAACAGGATAGTGATTATGAATTTAAAGATGATGTGATCCGGAATTATATCCATCTTATTATCCATGAAGCGATGAAAATGGAACCATCGGAGCAATATGAGGAAAAAAAAGATGCTTCCTCTCGTTTAACGGCTGTATTTCTTGAACTGCTTGAAAGGCAGTTTCCCATCGAAACTCCTGATACTCCACTTAATCTTAAATCTGCCCAGGATTATGCCAATGAGTTGGCTGTTCATGCAAATTATTTAAACAGGGCAGTTAAAAAGACAACCGGAAAAACAACTTCACAACATATAGCTGAACGGATCAGCAGTGAGGCAAAAGCGCTTTTACAGCATACCGACTGGAATATAAGCGAAATAGCATATTCTTTGGGATTTGAATACCCTACTTATTTCAATAATTTTTTCAAAAAGATTACTGGAAGTACCCCTAAAGAACTTCGAACAACTAATGTTTGAATATCTTAATTTCTAGTTTGAAAATCTTTAACGTCCAGGGTATTATTTGAAATACCTTTGTAATACAAGATAGAAATAGACCTGTGGAATACTTAAAAAATTATAAAGGAGATAATTATAAAATCTTTGAAAGATTACGGGCCGGTACGCCTATACCCATGAATGATCCTGATTATGGACATATAAGAAAGCAGGTTATAAAAACAAAAAGTCTTTTGAACAGACTTAATATAGCCGAAAGCGTTACAGATTCAAGATCTATATTGAGTGAAATTATTGGAGAAGAGGTAGATGAAACTATAACCATATTTACTCCATTTTATACCAATTTTGGCAAACATATTTCACTGGGTAAAAATGTTTTTATCAATCATGCCTGTAGTTTCCTTGATCTGGGTTGTATAACTATAGAAGATGGAGTGATGATTGGCCCGAGAGTAAATATTATTTCGGAGGATCATCCGGTAGAACCTGAAAACCGAAATACTTTGGTTCCAAAGGCTGTGATAATCAAAAAGAATGCCTGGATTGGAGCTGCTGCAACAATTCTTCCTGGAGTTATAGTAGGTGAGAATTCAGTTATCGCTGCCGGATCAGTAGTTAAGAAAGATGTTCCAACTAATACAGTTGTCGGTGGTATTCCTGCTAAGATTCTTAAAAAATTAACCAATAAAAAATAGAATTATGAAGAAGTTGATAATCGTATTTACATTCTTGTTATTCTTCATTGTCGGATGTGGAAAGCAAAATTCCGAAACAACAAATGAAGCAGAGGAAGAAAATATGGATCATTCCGAACCCATTTTTCCGAAGGGTGAAAAAGGATCTTCAGAATACTTTACAGGTAATGCCTATAATTATGGCCTTGTTTCAATTGATTCTGTTTATACCACACTAGTAGGAAATGTGTATTTTGAACCCGGAGCAAGAAGTAATTGGCATACTCATCCAGGAGGACAGATTTTAATAATTACTGATGGAGAAGGATATCACCAGATCGAAGGTGAGCCTATCCAGGTAATGAAAAGGGGAGACGTTGTTAAATGTCCACCAAATACAAAGCATTGGCATGGAGCCAGTCCGGAAAGCAGTCTACAGCAAATGTATATTGTTCCTAATACTGAAAAGGGAATTGTCAATTGGATGGAGCCTGTAACAGATGAGGTTTATACCAATGTCAATTAAAAACCTACTAAAATGAAAACAGATAATAATTTAAATAAGTCGCGAAGAAATTTTCTTCAAAAGTCCGCATTAACCGGAGCTGTGATGTTATCAAATCCCTATGAGATTTTTTCTGGTGAAAGGTTGTCAATGGGTTCACTATTAAATCTTCAAGCAGGTCAGAATGTGAAAACCAGGGGATATGCAGCTAAAGATGAATCAGGAAAACTCAGCCCTTGGGAGTTTGAACGTCGTCCGGTTGGAGATGATGATGTTTTAATTGATGTAAAATATGCAAGTATTTGTCATTCAGATATTCACCAATTGAAAGGTCATTGGGGTGAACAGCAATACCCACAAGTCCCGGGTCATGAAATCGTTGGAGTGGTGGCAGCCGTGGGTAAAAATGTTACTAAATTTAAAGTAGGAGACCGGGCTGGTGTTGGATGTATGGTCGATAGTTGCATGGAATGTGATCATTGTAAGCACGGTGAAGAACATTACTGTGAAAATGGAGAAACCCTCTTTACCTATGGTTATCCGGATAAAAATTCACCAACTGGCATTTCACAAGGTGGTTATTCGGATAAAATAGTGGTAAGAGATCATTTTGCAGTTCATATTCCAGAAAATATTAGCTTCCAGGAAGCGGCGCCTTTATTATGTGCCGGGATTACTACCTATTCTCCTTTAATTAGAGCTGATTTTAACATAGGTGATAAAGTAGGTGTAGCCGGAATTGGTGGACTTGGTCATATGGCTATAAAGCTTGCCGTAGCAAAAGGAGCTGAAGTTTATGCTTTTACTACCTCTCCTGATAAAGTTGATGATATAAAAGCATTTGGTGCTAAAGAAGTTATTGTAGTCGATTCTCTTGAAAAATTACAACCTTACAGAGGTAAAATGGATTATATGATTTCGACTATTCCATATGCTTATGAAATGTCTTCTTATGCAGATTGTGTTAAACCTTATGGCTTCTTTACCCAGGTAGGAGTTCCAGTTGGGGGTGAATATACCATCAATAATTTTAATATGATGTTTAACAGAGTCAATTATAATACATCGCTTATTGGAGGGATACCCGAAACACAAGAGGTAATATATTTCTGTGCTGATAACGGAATAAAACCACAGATAGAAATCATAAAGGCGGAACAGGTAAATCATGCCTGGGAAAAAGTAGTTAGCAAAGACGCCAGATACAGATTTGTAATTGATGCGTCAACATTTTAAAAATTAAAACTCAATTATTATGATATTAAACGAAAATTTTAAACT encodes the following:
- a CDS encoding NAD(P)-dependent alcohol dehydrogenase, which gives rise to MKTDNNLNKSRRNFLQKSALTGAVMLSNPYEIFSGERLSMGSLLNLQAGQNVKTRGYAAKDESGKLSPWEFERRPVGDDDVLIDVKYASICHSDIHQLKGHWGEQQYPQVPGHEIVGVVAAVGKNVTKFKVGDRAGVGCMVDSCMECDHCKHGEEHYCENGETLFTYGYPDKNSPTGISQGGYSDKIVVRDHFAVHIPENISFQEAAPLLCAGITTYSPLIRADFNIGDKVGVAGIGGLGHMAIKLAVAKGAEVYAFTTSPDKVDDIKAFGAKEVIVVDSLEKLQPYRGKMDYMISTIPYAYEMSSYADCVKPYGFFTQVGVPVGGEYTINNFNMMFNRVNYNTSLIGGIPETQEVIYFCADNGIKPQIEIIKAEQVNHAWEKVVSKDARYRFVIDASTF